Proteins from a genomic interval of Candidatus Thermokryptus mobilis:
- a CDS encoding hemolysin family protein: MELWLAFILLFLSSFFSASEMAFISANKIKLEIRSNSSLFARIAHDFIKKPEKFLITILIGNNFVNIALSSILTFILKTTVNMNDFTILILITLLLLIFGESIPKSIGRESADAFVLFASLPLKLFYFIFLPAIKILGFASEKLLKILKIKSETIENFFSKSDFEILIKETEFGKDLKIDIPFSSVFKLENMTVEEAMRPRTEIVAVEKNMPMREIIEIFSKSGHSRLPVYDGVIDNIIGIIYVKDIFKNPRNIDEILTEPFFVPEKKKCIELLNDFKQKNTSIAIVVDEFGGVSGLITLEDVIEELVGEIEDEFDVSRKLVQKVDANTFILNGSAEVDHLNEEFNLNIPKGDYETIAGFVINNIGRIPTVGEEFIINNFKITILNATKTRINSLKLTLLRRNE, from the coding sequence ATGGAACTTTGGCTTGCTTTTATCCTATTGTTTCTTTCCTCCTTTTTCTCCGCAAGTGAAATGGCATTTATAAGCGCGAATAAAATAAAACTTGAAATAAGGTCCAATTCCTCCCTTTTTGCAAGAATCGCACACGATTTCATAAAAAAACCGGAAAAATTCCTCATCACAATTTTAATAGGAAATAACTTCGTAAATATCGCGCTGAGCTCAATTTTAACCTTCATCCTCAAGACAACTGTAAATATGAATGACTTCACGATTCTGATTTTGATAACCTTACTCCTTCTGATCTTCGGGGAGTCAATTCCAAAGAGCATAGGTCGTGAATCAGCTGACGCTTTTGTGTTATTTGCATCACTTCCTTTAAAGTTGTTTTACTTTATATTTTTACCGGCGATAAAAATTTTAGGATTTGCCTCGGAAAAGCTCTTAAAAATTTTAAAGATAAAATCAGAAACAATTGAAAATTTCTTCAGCAAGTCCGATTTTGAAATACTCATAAAGGAGACCGAATTCGGAAAAGACCTTAAAATTGATATACCTTTTTCAAGCGTCTTTAAGCTTGAAAATATGACAGTTGAAGAAGCAATGCGTCCGAGGACCGAAATCGTAGCGGTTGAAAAAAATATGCCAATGAGAGAAATAATTGAAATATTCTCAAAGTCGGGACATTCACGACTCCCAGTTTATGATGGCGTGATTGACAACATCATCGGCATAATTTATGTGAAGGACATATTTAAAAACCCAAGAAACATAGACGAAATCTTAACAGAGCCGTTTTTCGTCCCGGAGAAGAAAAAATGTATTGAACTTTTGAATGACTTCAAGCAAAAAAATACGAGCATAGCAATTGTAGTTGATGAATTCGGCGGTGTTTCTGGTTTGATAACACTTGAAGATGTGATTGAGGAGCTCGTTGGTGAAATAGAAGACGAATTTGATGTCAGCAGGAAATTAGTTCAAAAAGTTGATGCGAATACTTTCATATTAAACGGTTCTGCAGAGGTTGACCATCTAAACGAGGAATTCAATCTTAACATTCCGAAAGGCGATTATGAAACCATCGCAGGATTCGTGATAAATAACATAGGGAGGATTCCAACCGTTGGTGAGGAATTCATTATTAACAATTTCAAAATTACAATTTTAAACGCTACGAAAACAAGGATTAACTCTTTAAAATTAACGCTACTGAGACGAAATGAATAG
- a CDS encoding lytic transglycosylase domain-containing protein, translated as MNRILHVFSIGIFIYVLFIATKNLSWDTSNKSDVTIVNHLAVTHPPDIVFICGERIPLEIPDVRERFEREFYLEFDENQLILDLKRCGKYMPFIESKIKERGLPSDLKFLAIAESRLIENAYSNKGAAGLWQLMPETARKYGLRIDDYIDERLNIQKSTEAALSYLQDLYNKFNSWTLALAAYNAGETRINDALQFQWVDNYFDLHLNRETARFVFRVAAIKELISNAKRYGFLIDTTKLFKPPDVKYVSVKGPIQNLAVWAKLQGTNYKTLKYLNPWILKSSLPEGEFLIALPSNAQPQQLDLSQYKYKSSRVVFQNGEIIVVPEKTINHRVKKGETLETIAKKYNATVEDIIELNKLEGKNIKVGQILKIPVY; from the coding sequence ATGAATAGGATATTACATGTTTTTTCAATCGGGATTTTTATTTATGTGCTTTTCATCGCCACAAAAAATCTTAGTTGGGATACATCAAATAAAAGCGATGTCACAATCGTAAACCATCTTGCCGTAACTCATCCACCCGACATCGTGTTTATTTGCGGGGAAAGGATACCTCTTGAGATACCTGATGTGAGGGAAAGATTTGAGAGAGAATTTTATCTTGAATTTGATGAGAATCAACTTATACTTGACTTGAAGAGATGCGGTAAATATATGCCTTTTATTGAAAGCAAAATCAAGGAAAGGGGGTTGCCAAGCGATTTAAAATTTTTAGCAATCGCTGAAAGTCGCTTAATAGAAAACGCATATTCAAACAAGGGAGCAGCTGGATTGTGGCAGCTTATGCCTGAAACCGCGAGAAAATACGGTTTGCGAATTGACGACTATATAGATGAGCGACTTAACATCCAAAAATCAACCGAAGCTGCTCTTTCTTATCTTCAAGACCTCTACAATAAATTTAACAGTTGGACATTGGCTCTAGCTGCTTATAACGCTGGGGAAACAAGGATAAACGATGCTTTACAATTTCAATGGGTTGACAACTATTTTGATCTTCATCTGAATAGGGAAACAGCAAGATTTGTTTTCAGAGTCGCTGCTATTAAAGAATTGATATCAAACGCAAAAAGATATGGCTTCTTAATTGACACGACAAAACTTTTTAAACCCCCGGATGTAAAATATGTGAGTGTAAAAGGTCCAATTCAAAACCTCGCTGTTTGGGCAAAACTTCAGGGGACGAACTATAAAACGCTCAAATACTTAAACCCCTGGATTTTGAAGTCATCCCTTCCTGAAGGTGAATTTTTAATAGCTCTTCCATCAAATGCCCAACCTCAACAACTTGATCTATCTCAATACAAATACAAGAGCTCACGGGTTGTCTTTCAAAATGGCGAAATTATCGTTGTGCCTGAGAAAACGATAAATCACAGGGTGAAAAAAGGTGAAACACTTGAAACCATCGCAAAAAAATATAACGCGACGGTTGAAGATATAATTGAGTTGAACAAGCTTGAAGGGAAAAACATTAAAGTCGGACAAATTTTAAAAATCCCAGTTTACTAA
- a CDS encoding CoA-binding protein codes for MEDEIKEILTSYKTIAIVGISNKPDRDSYIVAEYLLNQGYKIIPVNPNIDTVLGLKAYPDLISVPEEIDIVDIFRRPEFVDEIVDQAIEKRAKVVWMQLGVINESAAEKARKAGLKVVMNKCIKVEHMYRFGNF; via the coding sequence ATGGAAGACGAGATCAAAGAAATTTTAACCTCTTACAAAACAATAGCTATTGTCGGCATCTCAAATAAACCAGATAGAGATAGCTATATCGTTGCTGAATATCTTCTCAATCAAGGATATAAAATCATCCCGGTTAATCCAAACATTGATACCGTCCTTGGTTTAAAGGCATATCCTGATTTAATCAGCGTCCCTGAAGAGATAGACATCGTTGATATTTTTAGAAGACCAGAATTCGTTGACGAGATAGTTGATCAAGCGATTGAAAAGAGGGCGAAAGTTGTGTGGATGCAACTTGGTGTTATAAATGAATCAGCAGCGGAAAAAGCGAGAAAGGCAGGGTTGAAGGTCGTTATGAATAAGTGTATAAAGGTTGAGCATATGTATAGGTTTGGGAATTTTTAG
- the recG gene encoding ATP-dependent DNA helicase RecG — MADKRATLTLESDIRYLKGIGEKRSLALKDVGIEKLIDLLYYAPIKYIDRSTVITVADLKRNWWKFSGAQEAVTFIGRVVDKRTLVASSGREIFELTIDDGTGKISCSWFNKIEYFKRQFEFGDFVAVFGKPTIFKGKINLIHPEFDFLTESDSINIHTGRIVPVYPSTSKLKSLGLNTLKLRELISSVINDYIDYVEENLPHKLILKYNLVPLKFALKSIHFPDSRWDLEVSLKRLKFEELFFLQLLLARKHYELKHFEKGISFTKIGELVRRFSQILPFQLTNAQRRVIREIWRDMKSDRPMNRLLQGDVGSGKTVVALIAMLIAADNGYQSAFMAPTEILAEQHYATFLNLLNSLPVKIRLLTGSIKPKEKKEILSEIQSGEAQIVIGTHALIQEGVNFKNLGLVVIDEQHRFGVMQRATLIEKGYNPDVLIMTATPIPRTLALTVYGDLDVSVIDEMPKGRRKIKTEIIPDDEKDRLYEFIRAKIKEGHQAYIVYPLIEESEKLDLESAIKNYIYLKNEVFPEFKVGLIHGKMPGTERQEIMSDFRDRKIQILVATTVIEVGIDVPNATIMVIENAERFGLSQLHQLRGRIGRGERQSYCFLVVKSSLLKSETLFDFEESKAVERVKIIASTLDGFKIAEKDLELRGPGEFFGTRQSGFMKFKFANIATDQKILEIARKEAFEIIKEDPDLMKPEHFCLREELVKRYSDSVDLAKVS; from the coding sequence ATGGCTGATAAAAGAGCGACATTGACGCTTGAATCAGATATAAGATATTTGAAAGGCATTGGGGAAAAAAGGTCCCTTGCTTTGAAAGATGTCGGGATTGAGAAATTGATTGACCTTCTTTATTATGCGCCGATTAAATACATTGACAGAAGCACTGTTATAACGGTTGCTGACTTGAAAAGAAATTGGTGGAAATTTTCTGGGGCTCAAGAAGCAGTCACATTTATAGGTAGAGTTGTTGATAAGAGGACATTGGTTGCTTCATCTGGCAGGGAGATCTTTGAATTGACGATAGATGATGGGACTGGCAAAATTAGTTGTTCTTGGTTCAATAAGATAGAATACTTCAAGCGTCAGTTTGAGTTTGGTGATTTCGTTGCTGTCTTTGGAAAACCGACCATTTTCAAAGGGAAAATAAACCTCATTCACCCAGAATTTGATTTCCTAACGGAATCTGATAGCATAAATATACACACGGGTAGAATTGTCCCGGTTTATCCATCCACTTCAAAGTTGAAGTCGCTTGGGTTGAACACTTTAAAGCTTCGCGAACTTATAAGTAGTGTTATAAACGATTACATTGATTATGTTGAGGAGAACCTCCCTCATAAGTTAATTTTGAAGTATAATCTTGTTCCTTTGAAATTTGCTTTGAAGTCAATTCACTTTCCCGATTCCCGTTGGGATTTGGAGGTTTCCTTGAAAAGGTTGAAGTTTGAGGAGTTGTTTTTCCTTCAACTTTTACTTGCTCGCAAACATTATGAACTTAAACACTTTGAGAAAGGGATTTCATTTACGAAGATAGGAGAGCTTGTTCGCAGGTTCAGCCAAATTTTGCCCTTTCAACTCACCAATGCACAGCGTCGTGTCATCCGTGAGATATGGCGGGATATGAAATCCGACAGACCTATGAATCGTCTTTTACAAGGTGATGTTGGAAGCGGGAAGACGGTTGTTGCTTTAATTGCTATGTTGATAGCTGCTGATAACGGCTATCAAAGTGCGTTTATGGCACCGACGGAAATTTTAGCAGAACAACATTATGCGACTTTTTTGAACTTGTTAAATTCCCTCCCGGTTAAAATTCGCCTTTTAACAGGTAGCATTAAACCGAAGGAAAAGAAAGAAATCCTTTCAGAGATTCAAAGTGGGGAAGCGCAAATTGTAATTGGAACTCACGCGTTAATACAAGAAGGGGTAAATTTCAAAAACCTCGGGCTTGTCGTAATTGATGAACAGCACAGGTTTGGCGTTATGCAAAGGGCAACTTTGATTGAAAAAGGTTATAACCCTGATGTTCTGATCATGACAGCAACCCCTATCCCAAGGACACTTGCTCTTACCGTTTACGGTGACCTGGATGTCTCTGTCATAGATGAGATGCCGAAAGGTCGCAGAAAAATTAAAACCGAGATAATTCCTGACGATGAAAAGGATAGGCTATATGAATTCATCAGAGCGAAAATTAAAGAAGGACATCAAGCATATATTGTCTATCCCTTGATAGAGGAGTCGGAAAAGCTTGACCTTGAGTCAGCGATAAAAAATTATATCTATCTTAAAAATGAGGTATTCCCTGAGTTTAAAGTCGGTTTAATTCACGGTAAAATGCCCGGGACGGAAAGACAGGAGATAATGAGTGATTTCAGAGATAGAAAAATCCAGATTCTCGTTGCAACGACAGTGATAGAGGTTGGAATTGATGTTCCAAATGCGACTATAATGGTGATAGAAAATGCTGAAAGGTTTGGGCTTTCTCAACTTCATCAATTGCGCGGGAGAATAGGGAGAGGTGAAAGACAATCATATTGTTTTTTGGTTGTTAAGTCAAGTTTATTAAAAAGCGAAACGCTTTTTGATTTTGAGGAAAGTAAAGCAGTTGAAAGAGTTAAAATAATCGCTTCAACACTTGATGGTTTTAAAATCGCTGAAAAGGACCTTGAACTGCGCGGACCTGGTGAATTTTTCGGGACAAGGCAAAGCGGGTTTATGAAATTCAAATTCGCAAATATCGCAACTGATCAAAAAATACTTGAAATAGCCAGGAAAGAGGCGTTTGAGATCATAAAAGAAGACCCGGACTTGATGAAGCCAGAACATTTTTGTTTAAGAGAGGAACTTGTAAAGAGATATTCAGATAGCGTAGACCTTGCAAAGGTAAGTTAA
- the hutH gene encoding histidine ammonia-lyase, producing the protein MVKSKPTDFVLVDGETLTPEDVFDVAVNFAEVKLSHDAILKMEKSRKLVEKWVESGETIYGVTTGFGDFAMVRIEKDKIEKLQRNLIYSHSAGAGESLPPEVVRAMMLLRANALAKGYSGVRPEIVDFLLKFLNNGIMPIVPSQGSVGSSGDLVQLAHLVLAMMGEGEVWVGKSINVEKLKRFPSRSALKKFGLKPLKLSAKEGLALINGTQMMTAYACLIVKQAKELCKIADIAASLSIEALKGTDRAFDERIHKLRPYQGQQKVARNILRMMRNSEIRLSHLYDDPRVQDAYSLRCVPQIHGASRDAIDYVYNIVSIEINSATDNPLIFPDDGEHLEGGNFHGQPIALAMDFMAIALSELANVSERRIERLVNSQLSGLPKFLTKIGGLNSGLMIAQYTAASLVSENKVLSHPASVDSIPTSANQEDHNSMGSISAQKAYRVLKNVQTVLAIEIMCAVQGIDFARVDEKTGKIMRCGVGTQAVYEFVRKHIKHLDEDRILHKDIIKALELVKSGEIIKVAEEAIGEKLE; encoded by the coding sequence ATGGTAAAATCAAAACCAACCGACTTTGTTTTAGTTGATGGGGAGACATTGACACCTGAAGATGTTTTTGATGTTGCGGTAAATTTCGCTGAGGTTAAGTTAAGTCATGATGCGATTTTAAAGATGGAAAAATCAAGAAAGTTAGTTGAGAAATGGGTTGAAAGTGGGGAGACGATTTATGGGGTGACGACTGGTTTTGGTGATTTTGCAATGGTGAGAATTGAAAAAGATAAGATTGAGAAGCTTCAAAGAAATTTGATATACAGCCATTCAGCAGGGGCGGGAGAGTCATTGCCACCAGAGGTTGTGAGAGCAATGATGCTTTTGAGGGCAAATGCTTTAGCGAAGGGTTATTCGGGTGTTAGACCTGAAATAGTTGATTTCTTGTTGAAATTTTTAAACAATGGGATTATGCCAATAGTGCCATCGCAGGGTTCGGTCGGTTCAAGTGGCGACCTTGTTCAACTTGCTCATTTAGTCCTTGCTATGATGGGAGAAGGAGAGGTTTGGGTTGGGAAATCAATAAATGTTGAAAAACTTAAAAGATTTCCATCTCGTTCAGCATTGAAAAAGTTCGGGTTGAAACCATTAAAGCTTTCTGCAAAGGAAGGGCTTGCACTTATTAATGGGACACAAATGATGACAGCTTATGCATGTTTAATTGTGAAACAGGCAAAGGAATTGTGTAAGATAGCTGACATCGCAGCTTCCTTAAGCATTGAAGCACTTAAAGGGACTGATAGAGCTTTTGATGAGAGGATTCATAAATTAAGACCTTATCAGGGACAGCAAAAGGTAGCGAGGAACATTTTGCGTATGATGCGTAATAGTGAGATACGACTTTCCCATTTGTATGATGACCCGAGGGTTCAAGATGCTTATTCGTTAAGGTGTGTTCCGCAGATTCATGGTGCTTCAAGAGATGCGATTGATTATGTTTACAACATCGTCTCAATTGAAATTAACTCCGCAACCGATAACCCTTTGATTTTTCCAGATGATGGGGAACATCTTGAAGGTGGGAATTTTCACGGACAGCCAATAGCTCTTGCGATGGATTTTATGGCGATTGCTCTTTCCGAGTTAGCAAATGTTTCCGAAAGAAGAATTGAACGACTTGTGAACTCTCAATTAAGCGGGTTGCCGAAATTTTTGACGAAGATCGGGGGGTTAAATTCCGGGCTTATGATAGCTCAATATACAGCTGCTTCCCTTGTCTCTGAAAATAAAGTTTTGTCTCATCCAGCAAGTGTTGATTCAATACCGACATCGGCAAATCAGGAAGACCATAATAGCATGGGCTCTATATCTGCGCAAAAGGCGTATAGAGTTTTAAAAAATGTTCAAACAGTTCTTGCGATTGAGATAATGTGTGCGGTTCAAGGAATTGATTTCGCAAGGGTTGATGAAAAAACAGGTAAGATAATGAGATGTGGGGTTGGGACACAGGCAGTTTATGAGTTTGTAAGGAAACATATAAAACATCTTGATGAGGACCGGATACTTCACAAAGACATTATAAAAGCACTTGAGCTTGTAAAAAGCGGTGAAATTATAAAAGTCGCTGAAGAAGCGATTGGAGAAAAACTTGAGTGA